One segment of Phycisphaerae bacterium DNA contains the following:
- a CDS encoding prolyl oligopeptidase family serine peptidase, with protein sequence MRLFVSMIAGGCVIAAVGCTPEQVKPGIAGKQQPVAEKVEIKRVVDCRYLLYLPENYESQDRWPLILFLHGAGERGDDIEKVKIHGPPKLIAQGKHFPFIVVSPQCPNGQWWDIEVLGALLDRIERDYKVDRDRIYVTGLSMGGFGTWALACAQPDRFAAIAPICGGGEPKLAGQIAHVPAWVFHGDADNVVSVSRSKEMVEALKTAGGDVKLTVYPEVGHDSWTRTYDDPALYDWFLSHRRGKTRTRESK encoded by the coding sequence ATGCGTCTCTTCGTTTCAATGATCGCCGGGGGGTGCGTGATCGCTGCGGTCGGCTGCACACCCGAGCAGGTCAAACCGGGAATCGCCGGCAAGCAGCAACCGGTGGCCGAGAAGGTCGAGATCAAGCGCGTGGTTGATTGCCGGTACCTTCTGTATCTGCCCGAGAATTACGAATCTCAGGACCGCTGGCCGCTGATACTGTTCCTGCACGGAGCCGGCGAACGCGGGGACGATATCGAAAAGGTCAAGATACACGGCCCGCCGAAGCTCATCGCACAGGGCAAGCACTTCCCCTTTATTGTCGTCTCGCCCCAATGCCCGAACGGGCAATGGTGGGACATCGAGGTGCTCGGTGCTTTGCTCGATCGCATCGAGCGCGACTACAAAGTGGATCGCGACCGCATCTATGTAACCGGCCTGAGTATGGGCGGTTTCGGCACGTGGGCGTTGGCTTGTGCGCAGCCGGATCGTTTCGCGGCGATCGCCCCGATTTGCGGCGGCGGCGAGCCGAAGCTGGCCGGACAGATCGCTCACGTTCCGGCGTGGGTCTTCCACGGCGATGCTGATAACGTGGTGTCTGTCAGCAGATCGAAGGAAATGGTCGAGGCTCTGAAGACCGCAGGCGGCGACGTGAAATTGACCGTCTACCCCGAAGTGGGCCACGATTCATGGACGCGCACCTACGATGACCCGGCACTCTATGACTGGTTCCTGTCGCACCGGCGGGGCAAGACCAGGACGAGAGAATCGAAGTGA